The DNA sequence tttctatttttattgaatatgaCATTTATCTAAAGTCACTTAAAATCACCTTCAATCCACAGTTATTcaattaacaatttacaaaagCAAAATCAAATCCACTATTATTCAAggataaacaattttaaaaagaaaaagctaTGAAAAGGATTTGAAGTAAATAACATGTGAGAAGCAGCTAGATAATTTTAGATGATCATTGGTTcgaatctatttttttgttagattgCAGTTGCACATCTAATAATACATGTACGTTTCATCTAAAAAATATTGGTCATAATCTATTCTTGAGATAAAAGTTTCAATTATTTTACCATAACATACACTGATACACACAAAACCAACTTAATGTTTAAAACATTCATCTCCCAGAATCAGCTATAGATCCACCCGTAAACCCTTTAAAGACAGAGAAAGAATATGACATCCCTAATTCGCTAAACCCGTCTTGGAGCCCAAGTATCATCCCACTCCCAGAAAAGTCCAAAGGAGACAAATCAGGTAACTTTGCATCTCCTCTTAGATATTATAACACTTGTCTCATACTTGGTCTAGCCCTTGGGTCCGGGTTTGAACTTGAGAGGGTCTGagacctgaaaaaaaaaaaatagaaagaataagCAATGAGACCTTACAACTTCACAATCAACAGACCTTTAGAACTGGCAAATGACAGTACACGTTTTGTGATTTAAAACCACTCGGAAAGAAAGCTTATCAGACAGTACAAGTTCAACGGCAGTAATCATCATAAATCCATCAACAGAAGAAAGGAAGCTTACGAAAGTAATCATTTGAGTTATCAGACACAAGTAATCATTTGAGTTACCAGACCATCACTAGCATCAATGTTTTAGAATATATCTCAGAACACAAAAGGTAGTGTGAGCTATCAGAGAAATGACATACATTTGCAATAGCAACAGTCAACAGCTAGGCATCACAGGAACCAGCATCACGaaatcaagaaacaaataaacAGAATCATACATCATGGAACACAGAAACAGATAACTTGTAATGGTTCTCGGATGTTACCTAGAAGTACTTGTAATGCTGTAAAACCGTGGGGCAGTTGCAGACTTTCTTTCTTTGCAACGAACTCCAACACCTTCACTATCTGGAAACAGAGAGCTTCTGTAACTTGGACGATCTGCTGCTCAAGCTGCAACAAACAATACAAGAATCATTCATGAatgaattcaaaagaaaaaaaactattgtttcTTTCACAGTTTCTAATAATCCTTTTGTCACTTACATTGAACAAATCCTGAAGCTTTGCCTTCAATGACTTGTACTCAATATCCACCTGCTGCAAACATCTCACACACCTGAAACAAAGATTGTTCCCCAAATTAGtctcaacaacaaaaacatgaaCATAGCAGAAACATGAGATCCGAAATGAGCTTACCCTTATGAGAGTAACAACACTCCTTGAAGGTAACACAAATCCTCGAGAGCCAGTAGTTCTGAGAGAGTCTGAGCTTCAGAGGGTTGTCCAGAGAGGGAGAGCCTGAGAGGTCGAGCTTGAGAGGTTCGTCGAGAGGGAGAGCTGAGacgagagagatggagagaggcTGAGACCAGAGAGGTCGATGAAGAGATTCGAGAGTGAGAAGAGATGGGTTTTCGtcgagatcgagagagatggagagaggggtcgagatcgagagagatggagagagctcAAGCACAGATCGAAGGATGCCTCAATGGAGAAGAGGCTGAGACGAGATATCCGAAGGCTGCGTCAAAAAGGTAAAGCTGCGTCTAAATCGAATTAGGGTTacgtaaataataaaaaacattaaggGTATATGTGTAAAACAAACCTCAGACGCTGACTTTTTATCGCACGACACTGATTTTTTCGGCGTCTGACGCGAGAACGCAGCGTTTAGACGCAGACGCAGTACCGGCGTCAACGAAACgaacaagatttttttaaaagattgacGCCGACGCAGGTACCTGCGGAAACCAAACGAACAACAGTAAGGACTACTCTCTTGAGTCACAAATGTTGCTTGACATGCTTATAATGCATTGTATCCCCACCCCCAATCATTGTGACAAAATGGATTATATATAATACTACAATATGTTCAGATAAGTCATTAATAATTGGAAATTCATGACTTACCCATGAACCAAATAATTAATGGTTAAGTACTTTGATTATGGTTTGTGGGCAGTGACTTGGCAAGTCCAGATTCCAGTACAGCTCTTGTTGTGTTAAGAGCAAAAAAGGCTTTTAAATTGGGTCATACTAACCTATATTGAACCTTGAAGACATCAAGTATACAAATTAATAGGGCCTGCCATCTTGTAAAGTTAAGGCTAAATCAATACTACTATTCTCCGCAATGCTCAAGAACATTTAAGTAACAGGATGTAACCAAATTGTGAGAATGATGATAACATAATCTATCCATGTAAAATGTAAAGATATGATAGATTAAtcaacaaacaaaaccaaaaaaaaaaacaatccttGTAAACTCAGTGGAGGTAGTATCACCagaatgaaaaaaaactttttgttcTGTGATGAAATCATATCTGAAGTCAGCGAGCAATACGCCACAGAGCAATGGATATCTGCAATAAACCATCatgaaaaaacattaaaaaaacatgtgTAAATCTCGTCGCAATTCCGACAATCATAAGTTCCTAAAGATGCACACTTAAACAAGACACACACCAGTCAAATCCTGACAACCCTCTGGTGAACTCTAGACTTCTCCGCATCAATAATAGCTTCCACGCGGCTCACCGCGTCATCAAGCCTCCCTTTGGCATTAACCACAACGTAATCAAAGCTCTTCAAATGCCTAACCTCTTCCCTCGCCGTCGCCACTCTCACAAGCAACTCCTCCTGGCTCTCCGTCTTCCTATCGACCAACCTCTCCACCATCGCGACCTCGCTCTCCGCAACCAAGAACACAAACACCGCGGAGCTACCGAGTATCCTCCGCAGCGTCTGCGCTCCCTGGATGTCGACTCTGAGGACGATGTCCTCCCCTTTGGACATGGACTCGCGGATCTGCTTCTTGGGGATGCCTTTGTACTCTCCGTAGACCAAGGCGTACTCTAAGAGCTCGTCGTTCTCGACCATGGAGAGGAAGTTGTCTCTGGTGACGAAGAAGTAGTCTTTGCCGTCGACTTCTCCGGGGCGCATCGGGCGGGTAGTTGCGGTGACGACGAAGTGGAGACGTTGGCGGGATTCTCGGAGCTTGGTGATGACAGCGTCTTTGCCGACGCCGCTGGGGCCGGAGATGACGATGATGAGTTGGTTGGGAGGGGGGATGATGGGGGAGGAGGTGAAGGGGGAGGCGAGGTGGGATTCGAGAGAGCGGAGGGTTTCTTGTTTGGTCGGAGATGGGATTGGTGATGGATTGGTGTCGGACATTTtgaaggaggagaaggagagagtAAGAGGAGATCGACGGAGGGAGCGAGGGAAAGGGAAAGGAGGAGACTTTATGGATTTGGGGAAGATGGTGGAGgagcgagagagagaggaacAGAACCGGTGAAACATTAGAGGGTTAAAGGAGAAGACTTTAGAACTATCTTCTCGATGCTTCTTCTCTTTAGCAAAATATAATCTAGGCTCTAGGGCTTTTACTTGTTCAATTGTCTCTTCTTTATACTCTCTGTTCCAtcaagatttagtttttttttttagtgtttatacatatttttgacccaaaaaaagtgtttatacattttagaaaaatacattaaattactataataatttttgataatttctaaccagtaataatttaataaatttcaattaattttttaaaaaatttacaatttttcattagaaacacacaaaaatgtaattttgtggaacgatttttttagaaacatctcttctaattttagttttttttttcttggttatttcacaaattctccctttttaaaaaagcttttatttcacttttttttttttttctgtttcaagTTCATTTATATATCTTCTAACCTACCAAATGGATGTGGTGAAGTTTAACACGATAATCAATCAAAAGTCTTCCTCTTTCgcatttctctcttcctctcgtcGCCGTCGCGATCCGCCACGATTCAGCTCCGATTACCGGCGATTGAGTTCTGATTCCGTTAAAGCCCCCATTTCGTTTCTCGTTCTTCGCTCTCAGCTTCTCTAATTCGAGACCCTGATCTCGCCTATCATCTCCGATTACCGGCGATTGCCGCCTTCATCCGAAATTCGAAGACTTGGGTCCTGCAAGGATACTTACTCCGACGAAGAAGATCGACGAAAGATTCAATTTTGTGGTCTCGGATTTGTTCGATGGACGCGATTAGGGTTTGCGCGGAGGTTCCCGGATCTTCGAAACCGACCCTCACGGAGTCTACCTCTCGCACGGAGACCATCAACGGCTCGCACGAGTTCAAAATCAGCGGCTACTCTCTCGCCAAAGGGATGGGGATAGGCAAATACGTGGCCTCGGATACCTTCACTGTCGGTGGATACTCGTGGGCGGTCTACTTTTATCCAGACGGGAAGAGTCCAGAGGATAACTCTCTCTACGTGTCTCTCTTTATAGCCCTCGCTAGCGAAGGAGTTGACGTTAGGGCTTTGTTTGAGCTGACGCTCGTTGATCAGAGCGGTAACGAAAGGCATAAAGTGCATAGCCATTTCGGTAGGACTCTCGAGAGTGGTCCTTATACTCTTAAGTACAGAGGAAGTATGTGGTGAGTGTAAAGTCTCTACCTTTGTACTGATTTGTTTTATGTTGAGTGTTGATTTGGTGGTTGTTTTGGTTTAAGGGGTTACAAACGGTTTTTCAAGAGGACGCTGCTTGAGTCGTCGGATTATTTGAAGGATGATTGTCTCTTGGTTCGGTGTTGTGTTGGTGTGGTGAAGTCGAGCACGGAGGGGCCGAGGAGTTATAATATCCCCGTGCCGGTTTCTGACTTGGGTTATCAGTTTGGTAAGCTTTTGGAAAGTGGGAAAGGAGCTGATGTTACTTTCCATGTTGATGGAGAGAGGTTTCTTGCTCACAGAGTGGTTCTCGCAGCTCGTTCTCCCGTTTTCAGGGCGCAGCTTTTTGGACCCTTGAGAAACAAAAACACCAAACGCATTAATATAGAAGACATTGAAGCCCCCATTTTCAAGGTCCTTCCTATTTGACTTTCTTTCTGATTCAGTTCTGTTGGTTCCTTAGAATGTGTCTTAGTAGTTTTAGTTCCAGTTGTTATAAGGTCATTATAGGAAGAGATAGCTTTTCTTTGTTCCTTGCCTTTTTCTCGGGTGAGTGATTGTGATGTGATACAGGCTATTCTGTTTGCGAGTGTACAACCCGGGACCTTTTCTCCTGGGGCGCTGCTCTTGTTCTCAAATATATAACTCACCCGGGATAAGGTTTTATCTTTCTGCTTCTCTTCTGATTGCATGAATGTCTGTTTCTTATTACATTCCTTAGACATGCTTGACTGCAGAATCTTCAATCTTCAGATTCTAGTAATACCTGCTTTGCATTGTAACGTTAGTCGATGTGCTGAGTTTAAGGTTGAGGGTGCAGACTGTTATGCTGATACGAAAActcttctccttttccttttgTTATGTTGTGCTTTGGTTTGCAGATGTTCCTTCATTTTATCTACTGGGACGAATTGCCTGATATGGAATACTTAATGGGCACAGACTTGAAATGGGCGTCGACTCTCGTGGCTCAGCATCTGCTCGCGGCTGCAGACTGTTATGCTCTCGAGCGGCTTAGAACAATCTGCGAGTCAAAACTCTGCGAAGGAATCAGCATTAACACGGTTGCAACCACCTTGGCTTTGGCAGAGCAGCATCATTGTTTCCAGCTGAAAGCTGCATGCCTCGAATTCATAGCTCTGCCAGCAAATCTGAAAGGTAAAAAGCAAAACATCATCACTTTGATCATATCATCATTGAAATCTGAAACGGCcctttatttgttattttttttttagctgtGATGGAAACGGATGGGTTTGATTATCTGAAGGAAAGCTGCCCGGGCTTACTAAGTGAGCTTCTGGAGTATGTGGCTAGGCTGAGTGAACATTCTTTAGCATCGTCATGGAATCGGAAAGAGTTTTATCCTGATGGTTGTGACGTGAATGGGAGACGCGTCAAGCAGCGGTTACACTGAGGGAGAGAGACTGATGATGTTGGAGCCATTTGGTAAACAGGATTGTAGAAGAGTCCACGGAAGATTTGTGCATTTTGTCATTTGTAAAAGGATTAGTGATTGTTCTGCACGTGTTGTTCAGCAAGTAGAGTGAAATGTCCGTTTTTTgtacttttgtttctttggcCCCCAAAAGATTCTGTAACCAAAACCACTTCTCTCAAGGAAACGTTCTTGCAACTTAAGTGATGAATCAAGAGCTTGGGTTGGTTCTCATTAACAGAACATAACAGTATGACAAAGCTTCCAAGAACACTACCAACATTCAAGAACAATCATAAACAGAACATTCGCTACATAAGACAAAGGTTCCAAGAACACAACCAACATTCAAGGACTTTTACTTCAGGTTTTTAATTACAAGTATATAGAATATGATAAAAAAGCTACATACACTACCATTACAAGACCATACCCATTTTTAAGTTGCTAATACATAAACATATACTTGCATTCACCAGATTATACAAGTGTTGCCCTTTACTGACCAATATTGCAATTTAGTAGAACTCACGATCCGGAAGGATGAGCGGTGCGATGAGTGTCCAGATGTAGAGTGCAGCCGTGACCCAACCGGTGCAAATCCTGACCCAAACCGAGGTCCATCCCACGTCGATCAGAGAGGCACTCTCTGAAGAGTCAGTCCATCCTGAGAGAAGCATTGCCGCGTACATGCTCGCAAGCGCAAAGATTATATGGAAGAAAGAGTATGAGTAACTCACAGGCCGTGCCTCGGCTTCACCGTTCTTCTTCCCATCCTCAGGGTCTTCTAACAATGCCTCCTTCCCACCTGGACACAACGTTTCAAGCAAAACAGAAGAAACTAATGCCTAAGCGTATTGAGGAGTTTGAGGAAGTACCTGCTCTGGGAGATGATGGTGGTGAGAGGAATGTGGTGGAAGAGCCAGCTCTGAGGGCGGAGTAGAGAACAGAGAGAACTGTAGTGAGCATTCCGAGCGTTAGAGTACTAGCGGTCACTGCCTTGGATCTGTTAAGTCCATTGCACACGTAGTCGTGTGGTTCGCTAGAGAGACCCGTGTAACAGATATAAGCACAGTAAACGGATATAACCGAAGCCGGTAAAAGGCTGCCATTCACCACAGGATGTAAGGCAACAATGGCGAAAACAAAGGCAAGGATCATAGTCATGACGATGAAGAAAACATTTAGTCCACAGTCATGACCAGACGGGTTGAACCACATGAACAGGACTCCTGAGAAGGCGTATGTGGCAATGTAACACACGACAGATATGACAAGCAGAGCGATGTACCTACATAAAGAAAACCATAATGTCAGGAATTtatcatcgatcaaacttcaaAAAAGGCTAAATAAAAGGATAATGGTATAAACACAGGGCAGGTTGAAGATACCATTTCCTTTCATCCTTCTCGACCCAAGAATCATTCCAGCTATGCGTAGCGTCTAACAACAAGACCACTTGAACCAACAGAAATGCTCCAGCACCAAACTTTGATAAGATTCCTGAAAGAATGTATAAGCACTGAGATTAACCGCATATATGGcctttctctctatatataaacaaaagacTTACCATAAACTGAGATGATAACATTTGGGACAAAGAACATGAGGACAACAAGAAGAAACCAGACAATCATCTTCACAGGCCATCCACCATGATGCCACGAGTCACGCCTATCGTTCTGGTCTTTCACACCAATCATGATCAAAGCGTAAATCGCAAAGAAGAGGAAGTTCCCAAAGCTCACGCGAAGAACCGCTTGCTGCTGATACCATTCTTTAGTATATGAATCCGAAGTGTTTATCCCTGCCCAAAAACAGAGATTCACATATCAACCTGTTGCAGCTACAAAGAAACGAAATTTCTAGAAAcagagaaaccctaatttcgaaaTTGATGGTTTCAATTCCAAATCATCGAGTCTCTCTTAAGCTAAAAGGAGGCTACTTTCTACAAACCCAGATGGAGAATTGAAAGGATCAGAGAGCGTACAAGGGAATTTCTCGAGGAGCGGAGCGGCGGTCTCGCGGAGAATCCAAGAGACGACAAGGGAGGCACCGAAGAGGCCACAATAAGCGATCCTCGCCGATTTCCTCGAGATCCCGGAAGCCACCGACGAGCACAACCCACACGTCGCCGACGCACAGCAACAAGCTAAGCACGACATAGTTTGATTTCCgaggatttatttttttgtttgtgatttgactatcttcttcctctgttctgTTGCTTGTGTGCccaaaggaagaagagatgaaaagTTTCTGGAAATTACATAATCAGACACTAACAAATGAAAGTATCAATTTAATCCATTTTCCCATAAACTTCATGTGCACGGTTTGACGAACCGGGATATTAGGATTGAATCGGTTTAATAAGACCGAGATCAAACCCAAAACCCGGAAATTAACGAAATTGGTTTGGTATatgaactttaaaaaatttcgaGATTTTATAGTTACTGGGTAATTTTTCTGTGCTCATGCAagggtataaatatttataaaataaatgtattataataattgattgttattaatttttaattttaaattaatttataatttgtatgcataatttatatggataatattatattactttaattagacatatgattttagatatgttatatctattaggttttattatttttacagtCGATTTAGATATCATTTGAGTATATTAGATTacataattttttctaaattcaactataactattttttattttaaatatattaaaattgtgatttttcttattttcatttacgttggttgttgttttagatatgtaaatatatttaaggaagattatgtataacttaagatatattgtacttagaatgaaatataaaacaaactaaagtgtttgattccaaattacgtaaattaatataacgataatattctacagtctcatgcatatatataaattttacaaaagaactaaactATAACAGTTGGTTAAATTtctattttcatttgttaatatgttttgagtcatcctataatttacatttataaaataaattattattataaaattatatatatattattattgtagttaaatctatgattttgtAAGTTGGATTAGTCAAGTCACTCATATTGTGAGtatattgaattatatatattctttcaaattcaaactgaagtataattattttattataattaagtaaaaccaaattaattttatgtatcatttaaatgtgcatgtagtttcataatatttatcaagttatatgctgattcttttttaaaaaaaaaatcagaaaataaaacgatgatcaatatgaagttacatacataagtaacaaatatatttggaaGCTCGTGAacacatattaatatttaaaataactagaatattttataaattctaaataattttatgccttaaatttattaaacggtaaacataaattaattttaaataattgaaaaatgagaattcagatttgctttggtattttaattatagtcatattaagttccacaaacataaaagcataaaatttaaaagtaaatttaatattatgaaaacaaataattttaataatgataaaatataatatatctaccttgTTAAAGTATATAGTGTTGTGTTATTTTAAGATCAAAAGATgtttattgttaaattttttttaatatctcctaaaataagcattttaaaaaaattgtgtgattgtattttaaaaatcatattatataagtaaaatataatttatagatttatttttgctgtaattgaaagatattatagtcaactaaatatgtgaaaaataaataaaacatttcaataataataattataaactattgttttgtcaattaaacatatatcagtttatgttacttaattattttatgtaatcatctaagaaaatagatagatatataaaaattatttctattactttgaaaatatatatttttgtattgtttaaaattatgttttaaaataaataatatttctttttctaatatcaagattatgtgtgtgaatgttgttttatgACATCAcattatatgcaaatatatattttcatctaagaaaatatagatataaagaatattttattacttcaaaagtatattttatgttattgaaaaatattttttaaatggaatatttctattt is a window from the Brassica oleracea var. oleracea cultivar TO1000 unplaced genomic scaffold, BOL UnpScaffold00944, whole genome shotgun sequence genome containing:
- the LOC106320496 gene encoding guanylate kinase 3, chloroplastic: MFHRFCSSLSRSSTIFPKSIKSPPFPFPRSLRRSPLTLSFSSFKMSDTNPSPIPSPTKQETLRSLESHLASPFTSSPIIPPPNQLIIVISGPSGVGKDAVITKLRESRQRLHFVVTATTRPMRPGEVDGKDYFFVTRDNFLSMVENDELLEYALVYGEYKGIPKKQIRESMSKGEDIVLRVDIQGAQTLRRILGSSAVFVFLVAESEVAMVERLVDRKTESQEELLVRVATAREEVRHLKSFDYVVVNAKGRLDDAVSRVEAIIDAEKSRVHQRVVRI
- the LOC106320501 gene encoding BTB/POZ and MATH domain-containing protein 2 — translated: MDAIRVCAEVPGSSKPTLTESTSRTETINGSHEFKISGYSLAKGMGIGKYVASDTFTVGGYSWAVYFYPDGKSPEDNSLYVSLFIALASEGVDVRALFELTLVDQSGNERHKVHSHFGRTLESGPYTLKYRGSMWGYKRFFKRTLLESSDYLKDDCLLVRCCVGVVKSSTEGPRSYNIPVPVSDLGYQFGKLLESGKGADVTFHVDGERFLAHRVVLAARSPVFRAQLFGPLRNKNTKRINIEDIEAPIFKMFLHFIYWDELPDMEYLMGTDLKWASTLVAQHLLAAADCYALERLRTICESKLCEGISINTVATTLALAEQHHCFQLKAACLEFIALPANLKAVMETDGFDYLKESCPGLLSELLEYVARLSEHSLASSWNRKEFYPDGCDVNGRRVKQRLH
- the LOC106320500 gene encoding serine incorporator 3, whose amino-acid sequence is MSCLACCCASATCGLCSSVASGISRKSARIAYCGLFGASLVVSWILRETAAPLLEKFPWINTSDSYTKEWYQQQAVLRVSFGNFLFFAIYALIMIGVKDQNDRRDSWHHGGWPVKMIVWFLLVVLMFFVPNVIISVYGILSKFGAGAFLLVQVVLLLDATHSWNDSWVEKDERKWYIALLVISVVCYIATYAFSGVLFMWFNPSGHDCGLNVFFIVMTMILAFVFAIVALHPVVNGSLLPASVISVYCAYICYTGLSSEPHDYVCNGLNRSKAVTASTLTLGMLTTVLSVLYSALRAGSSTTFLSPPSSPRAGGKEALLEDPEDGKKNGEAEARPVSYSYSFFHIIFALASMYAAMLLSGWTDSSESASLIDVGWTSVWVRICTGWVTAALYIWTLIAPLILPDREFY